TCGATCAGCCGCTGCGCCTCCAGCACGCCGAGTGCCCGGCGCAGCGTGCCCTGGCTGATGCCGAGCTGCGCGGCGAGCGCACCCTCGGTCGGCAGCGCCTCGCCCGGCTTCCATTCACCGGCCGCGATGCGCGCGCGCAGCTCCTGCTCGGCGCGTGCGTAAAGGGGCGCGCGCGCCAGTGTTGTCATGCGCGGCGGAGATTGGGGGCCGGCAGGCCCTCGATCAGCACGTTCACGCAGGCGGGCTTGCCGCTGGCGAAGGCGCGCTCGAGGGCGGGGGCAAGATCCTCGCCGCGCTCGACGAATTCGCCATGGCCGCCAAGGCCGCTCACCACCAGGTCATAGCGCGTGCCGGGCGCGAGCTCGCAGCCATGGGTGCGGTTGGCGCCGTAGTCGCGCGCCTGGATCTGGTATTCGGCGTTCCACTTCGCGTCATTGCCGACGACCAGCACGAATGGCAGGTCATGGCGCAGCGCGGTGTCGAATTCGGCCATGTGGAAGCCGAAGGTGCCATCGCCGCAGATGGCGAGCACACGACCCGCCGGGCGCGCGGCACGGGCGGCCGCGGCGAAGGGAAGGGCCGCGCCGATCGCACCGGCGACACCATTGATCACGCGCTCGGGCGCCGAAAGGCAGGCCTGCATCCATTGGCCGATCTCGCCGCCATCCACCACCAGCACCGTGTCCGCGGTGATGAAGGGGCGGAGCGCCGCGCCCAGCGTCGCCGGATGCACGGGGCCCCCCGGCTTGCCGGCCAGCGCTTCCCAGGCCTTGGGGCGATGCGCGATGGCCTCACCGAGGGCGGCAGCCCAGCCGGTGTTGGCATGCGGCCTCGCATGCGCGGCCAGCATGGCCATCGCCTCCAGCGGCGCGGCCATGGCGGAGAGCGCGAGGCGCCCACCCAGCCCTTGCGCGGCGCGCGCCATGAGCTTCGCGTCGGGCTCGATCACCACCCAGCGCGCGGTCTCGCTCACGAAGGGCACGCGGCCGAAGCGCAGCGTGAAGTCGAGCGGCTTGCCCAGCAGCACCACGCAATCGGATTGCGCCAGCATCTCGGCGAAGGCGCCGAGCGAGGGGTCGCCCAGGCCGCGCGGGCTTTCCATCAGGGCGATGGGCAGGCCGAGCGCGGCCTCCAGGGCTGCGCGGGCGCGCCGGCCATCGGGCGTGTTCAGCGCGGGCCCTGCGGCGAGGAGCGGACGCTCCGCGCCCGCGATCGCAGCGAGGATGGCGGCCGCGCTCTCGGCAGCGAGCGGCATGGGTGCCGCGAGGTAGGCGGCTTCCTGCGGGAGCTTCGGCGTGGCCTTGGCCTCCACCACGTCGGTCGGCAGGGAGATGTGCACGGGACCGGGGCGGCCGCTGCGCGCGATGGAGAAGCCGCGCGCAATGTCATCGGCAAGGCCCGCCGTGCTCTGGGCGAGCCAGGCGGCCTTGCACAGCGGGGCCGCCATCTCGACCTGCGGCGTTTCCTGGAAGGCGCCGAGGCCCAGCTCGTTCAGTGGCGCATGGCCCGAGAGCAGCAGGATCGGCACCTCGCCCGCCAGCGCGGTCGGCAGGCCGGCCACGGCGTTGGAATGCCCCTGCCCGCCGGTCACCAGCGCGACACCGACCTCGCCCGTCAGCCGCGCCCAGGCATCGGCCATGTGCACGGCCGCCGCCTCGTGCCGGACGTGGATGATCTCGATGCCCTCGCCGAAGGCCGCGTCATAGACCGGCATGATGTGGTTGCCCGAGAGGCTGAAGACGCGCGTGACGCCGCCCTTCTTCAAGGCGCCCCAGAGGATGTCGGCGCCGCGGATCTCGTGCTGCATGATGCGTCTCCTGCCCTTTCGGCCAGCTTGCACAGGTCTTGTGTCTTATACAAGACCGGGGCAGGATCGTGGCATCGGGAGGAACAGCGATGGCCGATCTGAAGGTCCGCATCTGGCGCGGCGACGCCGAGGGCGGCGCATTCGCCGAATACGCGGTGCCCGCGCGCGAGAACCAGACCATCCTCGACGTGGTGACGCAGATCCAGCGCGAGCAGCAGCCGGACCTGGCCTATCGCTTCGCCTGCCGCGTCGGCATGTGCGGCTCCTGCGCGATGGAGGTGAATGGCCGCGCGCGCTGGACCTGCCGCACCCATGTGAAGCGCGTGGCGAGCCCTGGCGAGACACTGGAGATCCGGCCACTGGCGAACCTGCCGGTGATCCGTGACCTCGCGACCGACATGGCGCCCTTCTTCGACAAATGGGCGCGCGCCGGGGGCAAGTTCCAGCCGAAGGATGCAGCCGATGGCGCGGTGCCCGAGGAATTCGCCGTGGTGCCGCCGGCCTCCAAGAAGCGCCAGCAGGCGGATGCGGGCATCGAGTGCATCGGCTGCGGCGTCTGCTACGCCTCCTGCGACATCGTCGCCTGGAACCAGGACTATCTTGGCCCTGCCGCGATGAACCGCGCCTGGACCCTGGTGAATGACGTGCGCGACGGCGGCAACAAGGAGCGCCTGGATGCGGTGAGCGGCGATGCCGGCTGCCATTCCTGCCACTCCACGCAATCCTGCACGGAACGCTGCCCGAAGAATCTCGACCCCTCCTCGGCCATCGCCGGGCTGAAGCGGACGATCTTCTGGGACAGCCTGCTGGGGCGGCGCTGATGCGCGCGGCGGGCACGCGGCTCTGGGCCATCCAACGCATCACGGCGGGCTTCCTCGGCCTCGCCGTCATCGTGCATCTGGTGACGATCATGCTGGCGATCCGGGGCGGCTTGTCGGCGGCCGAGATCCTGGCGCGGACGCGCGGCGCGGAGCTCTGGTTCGGCTTCTACGTCCTCTTCGCGCTGTGTGCCGGCCTGCATGGCGCGATCGGGCTGCGGAACATCGCGGGCGAGTGGCTGGGGCTGCGCGGCCGCGCGGTGGATGCGCTCTGGCTCGGCATCGGCCTGGTCACGGCGGGTTTCGGCATCCGCGCGGCCTGGGGGCTTTACCATGCCTGACCGCCGCCACCCGACCTATGTCGCCTTCGTGATCCACCGCGTCTCGGGCCTGCTTCTGGCGCTGTTCCTGCCGCTGCATTTCTGGGCGCTGGGCCAGGCCATCTCGGGCGAGGCGGCGCTGGAGGGCTTCCTGCGCTGGACCGACAATGCGCTGTTCAAGTTTGCCGAATGGGGCCTCGTCGTGCTGCTGGCCGTGCATCTCGCCGGTGGGCTGCGCGTGATGGCGCTGGAATTCCTCGGCTGGCGGGCGCGGCAGAAGGACATGGTGGCGGCCTCGGCCGGTGTCGCCATCGCCGCCGGCATCCTGTTCCTGCTCAATGTGGGCTGAGGCGCTCCTTATCTCGGCGGGCAGCCTGCTCGCCGCCTTCTGCGCCAGCATCGCGGGCTTCGCCTTCGTGCTGGTGGGTGCGGCCGTGCTGCTCCAATTCATGGCCCCCGCGCTGGTGGCGCCGGTGCTGGTGATGGGCAGCCTGATCGTGCAGGGCATCGGCACCTGGGCAGTGCGCGACCACATCCCCTGGCAGCGGCTGTGGCTCTATGTCGGCACCGCCACGCTCGGCCTGCCGATGGGCCTCGCCATTCTTGCGCTGGGCCCGGCGCGGGCCATCGTGGCCGGCGTCGGCGCGCTGCTCGTGCTCTATGCCGGCTACACGCTGGCACGCATCGCGGTGCTGCGGCTCGCCCTCGGCTCGGGCCTGCCGGCCAATCCGGCGCTCGCCCGCCTCGCCCTGCGGCTCAAGGCGCCGGGTGCGCGCGCTACGCCACGGAGCGACGCGGCGATCGGCTTCGCCTCGGGCATCCTGGGCGGCATCGGCGGCTATGTGGGCGCGCTGGTCGGCATGTGGGCCGACATGCAGGGCATGCCGCCGCAGGACACCCGGGCGCTGATGCAGCCCTTCATCGCCATCATGCAGGCGCTGACCGTCATCGGCCTCGCCTTCACCGGTTTCTTCACGCCCGAGGCGATGCTGCTCACCGCCACCGCCGTCCCTGCCCTGCTGCTCGGCACCTGGGCCGGCCAGCGCGCAGGCAGGCGCCTGCCGGCGCAAGGCTTCCGCCTGGTG
This region of Sediminicoccus rosea genomic DNA includes:
- a CDS encoding thiamine pyrophosphate-binding protein — translated: MQHEIRGADILWGALKKGGVTRVFSLSGNHIMPVYDAAFGEGIEIIHVRHEAAAVHMADAWARLTGEVGVALVTGGQGHSNAVAGLPTALAGEVPILLLSGHAPLNELGLGAFQETPQVEMAAPLCKAAWLAQSTAGLADDIARGFSIARSGRPGPVHISLPTDVVEAKATPKLPQEAAYLAAPMPLAAESAAAILAAIAGAERPLLAAGPALNTPDGRRARAALEAALGLPIALMESPRGLGDPSLGAFAEMLAQSDCVVLLGKPLDFTLRFGRVPFVSETARWVVIEPDAKLMARAAQGLGGRLALSAMAAPLEAMAMLAAHARPHANTGWAAALGEAIAHRPKAWEALAGKPGGPVHPATLGAALRPFITADTVLVVDGGEIGQWMQACLSAPERVINGVAGAIGAALPFAAAARAARPAGRVLAICGDGTFGFHMAEFDTALRHDLPFVLVVGNDAKWNAEYQIQARDYGANRTHGCELAPGTRYDLVVSGLGGHGEFVERGEDLAPALERAFASGKPACVNVLIEGLPAPNLRRA
- a CDS encoding succinate dehydrogenase/fumarate reductase iron-sulfur subunit, with the protein product MADLKVRIWRGDAEGGAFAEYAVPARENQTILDVVTQIQREQQPDLAYRFACRVGMCGSCAMEVNGRARWTCRTHVKRVASPGETLEIRPLANLPVIRDLATDMAPFFDKWARAGGKFQPKDAADGAVPEEFAVVPPASKKRQQADAGIECIGCGVCYASCDIVAWNQDYLGPAAMNRAWTLVNDVRDGGNKERLDAVSGDAGCHSCHSTQSCTERCPKNLDPSSAIAGLKRTIFWDSLLGRR
- a CDS encoding succinate dehydrogenase — protein: MRAAGTRLWAIQRITAGFLGLAVIVHLVTIMLAIRGGLSAAEILARTRGAELWFGFYVLFALCAGLHGAIGLRNIAGEWLGLRGRAVDALWLGIGLVTAGFGIRAAWGLYHA
- the sdhC gene encoding succinate dehydrogenase, cytochrome b556 subunit, which codes for MPDRRHPTYVAFVIHRVSGLLLALFLPLHFWALGQAISGEAALEGFLRWTDNALFKFAEWGLVVLLAVHLAGGLRVMALEFLGWRARQKDMVAASAGVAIAAGILFLLNVG
- a CDS encoding sulfite exporter TauE/SafE family protein produces the protein MWAEALLISAGSLLAAFCASIAGFAFVLVGAAVLLQFMAPALVAPVLVMGSLIVQGIGTWAVRDHIPWQRLWLYVGTATLGLPMGLAILALGPARAIVAGVGALLVLYAGYTLARIAVLRLALGSGLPANPALARLALRLKAPGARATPRSDAAIGFASGILGGIGGYVGALVGMWADMQGMPPQDTRALMQPFIAIMQALTVIGLAFTGFFTPEAMLLTATAVPALLLGTWAGQRAGRRLPAQGFRLVLLSLLLVSGLSLLL